The Candidatus Neomarinimicrobiota bacterium region CACCATGACCCCCATACGGAACGAAAAGTAACCGGATCCCGCTCCGATGTCTGCAACCACGTCCGTTGGCCTGAGATTCATACTCCGAACAAGCAAATCGGGTTTTTCCTCGGCCTCACGATCCGGGCGGTCCAACCACCCTGCCGCAGAGTGATCCAGCATTCGGGCGATCTCCCGCCCCATATAGATCTTTCCGGTTCCATCTTTCGACGGCGATGCGTAGTGATAGACTTCCGAAGATGGTTCCTGGCCGTTCAGACCTTCGGAATCCGTGGCACCGGCTAGATACGAGAAGAGTAGGAAAAGGGGAAACGAAAGACGATGGAATAGAAGAGACACAGGAAGCGTTCGGAAGGGCGGTGAAATCACGCAGGCCGGCTGCATACGGCAAACAAAACGAGAACGAACAGTGCCTGTGCAATCCAGCCAATCAGGCAGACACCCACAGCCCTGAGTGTTCCAGAATAGTCAAGAGCTTGCCGGACGGCGATGACCATTGCGACAAGCATCCAGAGCGTGGCAACAGGGACCACCAGGGAGGCCAGTCCAGGAAAGATTCCCAGAGCCCGTATGATCCCCGGGGAACTTGAAAACCCGATTGTTCTCAACAATTCCCCGTGATCCGCTCTCGTCTGAGGTTCTGGAAGAATTCTGGTGCCGATAAAATAGACGATATAGGCCCAGACGTACCAGCCGATCAATAGAATGACGATTCCCACGAAGAGTCCGCTTAATCCAATTTCCCGGAGGTTTCCCAATCCTCCTGCGATGCTGGAGAGTACCACCACGAGCATGGACTGGCCCAGGGCTGTCCTGTCCGCCTCTACCTCTTCGTAAAGGTGGACATCGAGTTTGGCGGCACGGAATACGCGATCAACAAAAGTGTCCACTATCCATCAGGCTCCGATTTGTATTCCGGCCATTTGTTTCGTGACCTGCTCTGCTGGGGAATGATCGACACGGGCGTGACGTTCTCACGATTCGGAGACAGGGTGTCGCCAGGTGAGGCTGGAGCTACTTGTGGCGATAGACGATTCGACCACGTGTCAGATCGTAGGGGGAGATCTCAAGAGTGACCACATCGCCGGGAAGCATTTTGATGAAATGTTTTCTCATTTTTCCGGAGACGTAGGCAAGCACCTCATGCGACTGGCCTCCAATCTCAACCTTGACTCGAAACATCGAATTCGGAAGAGCCTCATCAATGGTCCCGTCTATCGTGATTGGCTTCTCTTTCGCCACGGTCCAGTCCCGTCCCTAAATACTCATAACATCTTGATGTTCCGAAATCTCCACGCGCCAATTTACAATATACTCAATTTATGGCAAGGGAAAAGGGCCATGCCCTTTAAGGAGTGGAACTTTGGAAGGGTTAATCTACAGCTGTTCAGAAAACTTGATCGCGCATCCCAATGCCTTGGTCGAAGTCACCGTCAACGGCCTACCTTCAAGCATATCATCGATGGCATTGCTGAGATATGCTTTCTTGACCTTCTCCGCATGCCGGGCATTGTCGTCAATGGCGCCCCGGTAGACGAGTTTCCCCTTTTCGTCAAAAAGGAATATATGGGGTGTTCTTGTGGCCCCGAATGCTGTGGCAAGCCTGGAGTTTTCATCCAGTGCGTAGTAGAAGGAATAGCCTAAATCCGTGGCGCGAGCTTTCATGTCGGCCAGTCCGTCTCCGCTGCTTCTGTAGGCCTCGTTGGAATTGACCGCAATCATCCCGATCCCCTTTGGCATGTAGGTGTCGGTCAAAGAAAGGTACCGGTCCTCCCAGGCAGTCACCCATGGACACGTGTTGCAGGAGAAAATTACAAGGAGTCCCTTGGAACCTGCTGCATTGTTCAGACTGATTTCCTGGCCACTTATGTCCTTCATCTTGTAGTCTGGCAGAGGAATGGTCGAGCCTATATCCAGTTCACCCGCTCTGATAAACCCCAGAAATACGAGAGAAAATATCAAGGTCCTAAGATTTGATGTCATGATGATCCTCCGTGTTGATTGTCGAGCGCGTTCCCAATGGCACGCTCAAATCGCGTCACAGGTTGCTTACCCTCCCAGAAATCTATGACATTCCCCGTTTCTTTTCCATAAACGATATTGAAAGGAATGGCGCCCGTCCATTCCTTCCAGATGGCGTTAATGAATTCATCATCCCCCTGATTCTTAATAAAGGACAATCCCGAAATACCGTGATTTGTCAGGAATGTGACGACTTTCTCTTTCTCATCAAGCCAGTCCACACTGACGAGATAGATGGTGAGGTCAGAAGAAGGATAGTTCTCGGATAGGTTGATAATCATAGGAAATTCTTCCACACATGGCCGGCACCACGTGGCCCAGAAGTTCACGAGAACGGCTCCCGAGTCCTTTTGCAACTGAACTATCTCCAGAATATCCGACGCACGAATCTCCCTCAAGGTCAGTTCGGCATCTTGACCCGACCCATAAACCAGAAAGACTCCAGTAATCATCGCTGGAAGCAGGCGGGAAGAATGAAGAACCCCTCGAAAGAAAGAATCTGTTACCAGACGTTTCACCGCAAGTAATTTACATTATTCTGCCGTTTTCCCCGTCGGGATATTTTCTTGCAGCCATTTTATCACCTGTTCCCCGGGAATTGCCCCTACGAATTCGCTGGCCACTTCACCGTCAATGAAAAGCTTCACCGTAGGGATTCCACGTATACCGTAACGGGCGGCAATATCTGGCTGAACATCCGTGTTAACCTTTTCCAGCCTCCAGGCATCGGCTGCTTCCTGGGCCAGTTTTTCAAGGGTTGGCCCCAGGATTCTGCATGGTCCGCACCAGGGAGCCCAGAAGTCCACCACAACCGGGGTAACGCGGCTGGTGTCTATGACGTCTTTTTGAAAATCAATCTGATCTCGCATTCTTGTTTCCTATCATTTATTGACTATCCTGTTGACCGAGAATTTCTCTGGATCGGCTTATTCCGGACAAGTGGTGAAAACCGCCTGAACATCTTAGTTGTAAATCTAGGCAGGACGGTGAGTGGAGAAATGTCAACACGACGACACAATCCGAATTGACCCTGTACCCCACTGAAATTCCATTTGTGGTCTTTTCTCATGTTTGGCATTAACTTGAGATGTTGGAGATAATATTCAGCATAGCGTTTCCCAAACATCTTGAAATCACCTGATCATCGATTGTTCCCGTGAAAGGACGAGTGCAATGAGAGCCTTGAATTACCGATTCTCGCTCCTCTCCTTTTCCGCCCATGGACTCTTCCCTCCGTGTGGCCCACGGTACCATCGCGAATAGACCAGCGGAAACGGCGAGATTACACAACCATGAGACCGGAGCTTAGATTCCTGGAAAACAGCCTGATTGAAAGGATTGTGTCCGAAGCGCGCGATATTTTGTGTTCAATCGGTGTTGAAATTCAAAATCCTCCTGTTCTCGAGGCGCTCTCTGAACATGGTGCGCAAGTGGACAGGGAAAAGGCTCGTGCCGTATTCACAGTGGAGATGATCGAATCGGCTCTGGACACCGCTCCTGAGTCTTTCCGGCTGTATGATATTTTCGGACAGGAGACGCATAATTTCAGAGGAGACACAGTCTATTTTACACCGGGCTCGGCCGCCATCCACATTCTGGATTCCAGGACTGATCAAATCCGGAAACCGGAAACCGGGGATTACATCAACTACGTCAAAGTCGTGGACCAGCTTGACCATATTGCCTCCCAGAGTACGGCCCTGATTCCGGACGATGTTCATGAGAAGATTGCCGACAGCTATCGCCTTTATCTCAGTCTTCTGCACGGAAAGAAGCCCGTGGTTACAGGGACATTCACGGCAGAATCGTTCACAGTTATGAAGGATATGCAGATTGCCGTCAGGGGAACTAAAGAAGAACTTTCGAAGAAACCGCTGACCGTTTTTTCGTGTTGTCCTACTTCCCCCCTCAAATGGTCTCACGTAACTTCCACTAACGTGGTCGACTGCGCACGGTATTCCATTCCCATTGAGTTCATATCCATGCCGCTCTCGGGATTCGTTGCACCCGTTAGTCTCGTGGGAACGCTCGTACAGCACACGGCAGAAACTCTCAGCGGAATTGTGATCAGTCA contains the following coding sequences:
- a CDS encoding TlpA disulfide reductase family protein translates to MKRLVTDSFFRGVLHSSRLLPAMITGVFLVYGSGQDAELTLREIRASDILEIVQLQKDSGAVLVNFWATWCRPCVEEFPMIINLSENYPSSDLTIYLVSVDWLDEKEKVVTFLTNHGISGLSFIKNQGDDEFINAIWKEWTGAIPFNIVYGKETGNVIDFWEGKQPVTRFERAIGNALDNQHGGSS
- a CDS encoding thioredoxin family protein, with the protein product MTSNLRTLIFSLVFLGFIRAGELDIGSTIPLPDYKMKDISGQEISLNNAAGSKGLLVIFSCNTCPWVTAWEDRYLSLTDTYMPKGIGMIAVNSNEAYRSSGDGLADMKARATDLGYSFYYALDENSRLATAFGATRTPHIFLFDEKGKLVYRGAIDDNARHAEKVKKAYLSNAIDDMLEGRPLTVTSTKALGCAIKFSEQL
- a CDS encoding YIP1 family protein; translated protein: MDTFVDRVFRAAKLDVHLYEEVEADRTALGQSMLVVVLSSIAGGLGNLREIGLSGLFVGIVILLIGWYVWAYIVYFIGTRILPEPQTRADHGELLRTIGFSSSPGIIRALGIFPGLASLVVPVATLWMLVAMVIAVRQALDYSGTLRAVGVCLIGWIAQALFVLVLFAVCSRPA
- the trxA gene encoding thioredoxin, with translation MRDQIDFQKDVIDTSRVTPVVVDFWAPWCGPCRILGPTLEKLAQEAADAWRLEKVNTDVQPDIAARYGIRGIPTVKLFIDGEVASEFVGAIPGEQVIKWLQENIPTGKTAE
- the infA gene encoding translation initiation factor IF-1, whose translation is MAKEKPITIDGTIDEALPNSMFRVKVEIGGQSHEVLAYVSGKMRKHFIKMLPGDVVTLEISPYDLTRGRIVYRHK
- a CDS encoding trimethylamine methyltransferase family protein; the protein is MRPELRFLENSLIERIVSEARDILCSIGVEIQNPPVLEALSEHGAQVDREKARAVFTVEMIESALDTAPESFRLYDIFGQETHNFRGDTVYFTPGSAAIHILDSRTDQIRKPETGDYINYVKVVDQLDHIASQSTALIPDDVHEKIADSYRLYLSLLHGKKPVVTGTFTAESFTVMKDMQIAVRGTKEELSKKPLTVFSCCPTSPLKWSHVTSTNVVDCARYSIPIEFISMPLSGFVAPVSLVGTLVQHTAETLSGIVISQITNPGTPVLYGGSPAIFDVRYETTPMGAIETMMIDCAYNEIGKHLGFPTQAYISLSDAKQLDTQAGIESGIGATLAGLSGINNISGPGMLDFESCHSLEKLLVDNEICGMVFRLLRGIVPRDDFPSLPIFRELLKDEHLLISEHTRRFLKQEHLFPGRIIDRANRSRWKEEGALTLRERANEEVLRLLDSYEPPELAETTRKELRKLMENEARRWGQDRLPEGFEL